From a region of the Gammaproteobacteria bacterium genome:
- the nhaA gene encoding Na+/H+ antiporter NhaA, whose product MHPNPAHSPPTHGSKILRFMHLESSAGLVLIGAALLAMLVKNSMFSEFYSLFLNMRGTVSVGSLEVSKPLFLWVNDAWMAIFFFLVTMEIKREALYGYLSDRKQIVLPAIAALGGIVVPALFYVAINWGDSQALRGWAIPTATDIAFALGVLALLGKRAPVTLKVLLMTLAVLDDLTAIVIIALFYTSKLSFIALSSASVFLLGLALLNRKRVVKPAAYVLLGMALWVCVLKSGVHATLAGVITALAIPGRINPSDSDSLLESMIRKLHPWVAFLILPMFAFVNAGVTFEGMSPMGIFDPVPAGILAGLLLGKPIGIFLFSLLCIKLRLASLPAGVNWMNLFGLSVLCGIGFTMSLFVASLAFQELGIGYSRPDRLAIILGSLISGLIGYLIIFFSAKNRESI is encoded by the coding sequence ATGCATCCTAACCCGGCTCATTCGCCTCCCACCCATGGCTCCAAGATCTTGCGCTTCATGCATCTTGAAAGCAGCGCAGGCCTGGTTCTGATCGGAGCTGCCTTACTGGCCATGCTCGTAAAGAATTCGATGTTTTCCGAATTTTATTCATTATTCCTGAACATGCGTGGCACAGTGAGCGTTGGCTCTCTGGAAGTTTCCAAGCCATTGTTTTTGTGGGTGAATGATGCCTGGATGGCAATATTTTTCTTTCTGGTGACCATGGAGATCAAACGCGAAGCCTTGTACGGTTACCTGTCCGATCGCAAACAGATCGTGCTGCCTGCAATTGCTGCCTTAGGGGGCATTGTAGTACCGGCATTATTTTACGTTGCGATTAATTGGGGCGACTCACAAGCCCTGCGCGGATGGGCAATTCCAACCGCTACCGATATTGCCTTTGCACTGGGTGTTTTGGCGTTACTGGGCAAGCGCGCACCGGTAACTTTAAAAGTTTTATTAATGACCCTTGCCGTTCTCGACGACCTGACAGCCATTGTCATTATCGCGCTTTTTTATACCAGCAAATTATCCTTCATCGCCCTGTCCAGTGCCAGTGTATTTTTACTGGGTTTGGCCCTGTTAAATCGCAAGCGGGTTGTTAAGCCTGCAGCCTATGTTCTGCTTGGCATGGCCTTGTGGGTCTGTGTCTTGAAATCTGGCGTGCATGCAACTCTTGCGGGTGTGATCACTGCTTTAGCCATTCCGGGCCGCATAAACCCCAGCGATAGCGACTCACTCCTTGAGAGTATGATCCGTAAATTACATCCCTGGGTGGCCTTTTTGATATTGCCCATGTTTGCGTTTGTTAATGCCGGTGTGACTTTCGAGGGCATGAGCCCAATGGGTATATTCGATCCTGTTCCGGCAGGCATTCTGGCCGGTTTATTGCTGGGCAAGCCTATCGGTATTTTCCTGTTCTCGTTACTGTGCATCAAACTACGCCTGGCATCACTTCCCGCCGGTGTGAACTGGATGAATCTGTTTGGTCTCTCGGTCTTGTGTGGGATTGGATTCACCATGAGTCTTTTTGTAGCTTCACTGGCCTTCCAGGAATTAGGTATTGGATACTCCAGACCCGATAGGCTGGCAATTATTCTAGGTTCCCTGATTTCCGGCCTGATCGGTTACTTGATCATTTTCTTTTCCGCCAAGAATCGCGAAAGTATCTAA
- the rimK gene encoding 30S ribosomal protein S6--L-glutamate ligase → MKIAILSQNKNLYSTRRLREAGQARGHDVDIINTLECYMDITKSRSIVRYKGEELPRYDAVIPRIGVSITFYGTAVVRQFEMMGTFSVNESVAISRSRDKLRSLQLLSRKNVGLPRTGFAHRSSNINDLIKTVGGAPLVIKLLEGTQGIGVVLADNDKSAASMIEAFMGLDANILVQEFIKEAGGADIRCFVVGNKVVAAMKRQGAEGEFRSNLHRGGSATKIKLSKEERATAVNAAKIMGLNVCGVDILQSNSGPVVMEVNSTPGLEGIEKATNIDVGSLIFEFIEKNAKPNSTRTRGQG, encoded by the coding sequence ATGAAAATCGCAATACTTTCACAAAACAAAAATCTGTATTCAACCCGGCGTCTCAGGGAAGCAGGTCAGGCACGTGGCCATGATGTTGACATTATAAATACACTTGAATGTTATATGGATATAACCAAGAGCAGATCAATTGTCAGGTATAAGGGTGAAGAACTGCCTAGATACGATGCTGTGATACCACGAATTGGTGTATCAATTACCTTCTACGGAACCGCAGTAGTTCGACAATTTGAAATGATGGGAACATTCTCAGTCAATGAATCAGTTGCTATAAGCAGATCACGCGATAAATTAAGGTCGTTGCAATTGTTGTCACGTAAAAATGTAGGCCTGCCACGCACAGGATTTGCCCACAGATCATCAAACATTAATGACTTGATCAAAACTGTTGGCGGCGCGCCGTTAGTGATCAAGCTGCTGGAAGGCACACAAGGCATTGGGGTTGTATTGGCCGATAATGACAAATCAGCGGCAAGTATGATTGAGGCATTCATGGGATTGGATGCGAATATTTTGGTACAAGAATTCATCAAAGAGGCCGGTGGTGCGGATATTCGCTGTTTTGTCGTAGGAAATAAAGTTGTAGCTGCGATGAAGCGACAAGGTGCAGAAGGTGAGTTTCGCTCAAACCTGCACCGGGGCGGGTCTGCGACAAAAATAAAGCTTTCTAAAGAGGAACGTGCAACGGCTGTAAATGCTGCGAAAATCATGGGCCTAAATGTTTGTGGCGTTGATATTCTTCAATCAAATTCGGGGCCAGTTGTCATGGAGGTAAATTCAACACCTGGACTCGAAGGCATAGAAAAGGCAACAAATATTGATGTTGGTTCATTGATTTTCGAGTTTATTGAAAAAAATGCCAAACCAAACAGTACCCGAACACG